The following coding sequences are from one Salvia hispanica cultivar TCC Black 2014 chromosome 3, UniMelb_Shisp_WGS_1.0, whole genome shotgun sequence window:
- the LOC125215352 gene encoding probable protein phosphatase 2C 33, which produces MGSCFSGESGSPQSGSPVGLTKRRNSKRRFGSRSSSFDYRREELYRTPGRMFLNGSSDIACIFSQQGRKGTNQDAMIVWENFGPRADTVFCGVFDGHGPYGHLVAKRVRDSLPQKLNAHWEVNIKGDDVLREVSLNTSSMCSEDTSFLSAEEESRTSIDIEETGKQPEIFQTLKECFLKAYKVMDRELRMHTNIDCFCSGTTAVTLVKQGQDLVIGNVGDSRAILATRDANNSLAAVQLTVDLKPNLPAEAARIRKCRGRVFALQDEPEVPRVWLPNNNSPGLAMARAFGDFCLKDFGLISVPEVSYRRITDKDEFIVLATDGIWDVLSNKEVVEIVNSCSTRSTAARTLVETAVRSWKSKYPTSKIDDCAVVCLFLDSNDYSASCKENIPTAEEEDCPSPTGLNRSGTVIHVMDENGEDSEANEDEADEEHAVEHDWSALEGVSRVNTLITLPRFVPGEDDIKAAESRKGRK; this is translated from the exons ATGGGTTCCTGCTTTTCTGGAGAGAGCGGGAGCCCACAGTCCGGTTCTCCAGTGGGGCTTACAAAGAGGAGGAACTCAAAGCGGAGGTTTGGGTCTCGAAGTTCCTCCTTTGACTATAGGAGGGAAGAGCTGTATAGGACCCCGGGCCGGATGTTCTTGAATGGTTCAAGTGACATTGCTTGTATTTTTAGCCAGCAGGGCAGGAAAGGGACCAATCAGGATGCCATGATTGTTTGGGAG AACTTTGGTCCGAGAGCAGACACAGTGTTCTGTGGGGTATTTGACGGCCATGGTCCTTATGGTCATTTGGTTGCAAAGAGAGTTAGAGACTCTCTACCTCAGAAGCTGAATGCACACTGGGAGGTCAATATAAAGGGTGATGATGTTCTAAGGGAAGTCAGTTTAAATACAAGTAGTATGTGCTCAGAAGATACTTCCTTCTTGTCTGCTGAAGAGGAAAGTAGAACCTCCATTGACATCGAAGAAACTGGAAAGCAGCCAGAGATCTTCCAGACATTAAAGGAGTGTTTCCTCAAGGCCTATAAGGTTATGGACAGGGAGTTGAGAATGCATACAAATATCGATTGCTTCTGCAGTGGAACAACAGCTGTAACCCTCGTGAAACAG GGCCAAGATCTTGTGATTGGAAATGTTGGGGACTCTAGAGCCATATTGGCTACTAGAGATGCAAATAACTCACTTGCTGCAGTCCAGTTGACTGTGGATCTCAAACCTAATCTTCCAG CTGAAGCAGCTAGGATTCGTAAATGTAGAGGACGTGTTTTCGCTCTTCAGGATGAACCCGAAGTGCCAAGGGTGTGGCTACCAAACAACAACTCTCCTGGCCTTGCTATGGCACGTGCATTTGGTGATTTCTGTCTCAAGGACTTCGGTCTTATTTCTGTTCCTGAGGTTTCTTATAGGCGCATTACTGATAAGGATGAGTTCATTGTGCTCGCCACAGATGGG ATTTGGGATGTACTCTCAAACAAGGAAGTGGTTGAAATAGTGAATTCCTGCTCCACACGTTCAACTGCTGCTCGAACCCTAGTGGAGACAGCAGTACGGTCTTGGAAATCCAAGTATCCGACTTCTAAAATAGACGATTGTGCTGTTGTTTGCCTTTTCCTCGACTCAAACGATTACTCTGCTTCATGTAAAGAGAACATCCCCACAGCTGAAGAGGAAGATTGTCCTAGTCCAACTGGGCTGAACCGGTCTGGCACAGTCATACACGTGATGGATGAAAATGGAGAAGACTCGGAAGCTAATGAGGACGAGGCAGATGAGGAACATGCAGTTGAGCACGATTGGTCTGCTCTGGAAGGAGTGTCGCGTGTGAACACACTCATAACGTTGCCAAGGTTCGTACCAGGGGAAGATGACATCAAAGCTGCAGAGTCTCGGAAGGGTAGGAAATAA
- the LOC125212447 gene encoding dirigent protein 24-like: MANHVTLTSFLCLLLLATLATSSRILDQVTPPFPVPSDPIPPPETVAPATTALPSGQIPAATATNEVPPEAAPVEEEPVAPAPSDIPEATPTAPLGGAADTNPNAAAGATTAAPAGTFSFFMHDILGGSHPSGRAVAGIVANSDANNLPFSKPSNPIFPINGGVPLNTINGVINNNNYPFLVGLNGAPSSTLVQSNGNNAVATGGSSQQAFVTAGQLPQGLTLNQLTFGSVTVVDNEITEGHELGSGVLGRVQGIYITSSSDGSSHTVALTAAFHGHEHEIDDNISFFGVHRTATPLSHIAIVGGTGKYENAKGYATIETMPHVDQHTTDGIETVTHFTVYITP, translated from the coding sequence aTGGCTAACCATGTTACTCTCACATCCTTCCTTTGCTTGCTCCTACTTGCCACCCTGGCTACCTCATCAAGAATTCTTGACCAAGTAACCCCACCATTCCCCGTCCCATCCGACCCGATACCGCCGCCAGAGACGGTGGCTCCGGCCACAACCGCCCTCCCGAGCGGCCAAATCCCGGCCGCCACCGCCACCAATGAAGTACCACCCGAGGCCGCCCCGGTAGAAGAAGAACCCGTCGCCCCCGCCCCATCCGACATCCCCGAGGCCACCCCAACCGCCCCACTGGGTGGAGCGGCCGACACTAATCCCAATGCTGCCGCGGGGGCCACAACTGCGGCCCCTGCGGGCACATTCTCCTTCTTCATGCACGACATCCTAGGCGGGTCCCACCCGTCCGGGAGGGCGGTGGCCGGCATCGTCGCCAACTCGGACGCCAACAACCTCCCGTTCTCGAAGCCGAGCAACCCCATCTTCCCGATCAACGGGGGCGTCCCGCTGAACACCATCAACGGCgtgatcaacaacaacaactaccCATTCCTAGTCGGCCTCAACGGCGCCCCCTCGAGCACCCTCGTCCAGAGCAACGGCAACAACGCCGTCGCCACCGGCGGCAGCAGCCAGCAAGCCTTCGTGACGGCGGGGCAGCTGCCGCAGGGGCTGACCCTCAACCAGCTGACGTTCGGGTCGGTCACGGTCGTCGACAACGAGATCACCGAGGGGCACGAGCTCGGGTCCGGGGTGCTCGGGCGGGTGCAGGGGATATACATCACGAGCTCCTCCGACGGCAGCAGCCACACGGTGGCGCTCACGGCCGCGTTCCACGGCCACGAGCACGAAATCGACGACAACATCAGCTTCTTCGGAGTCCACCGGACGGCGACGCCGCTGTCGCACATCGCCATAGTCGGTGGGACCGGCAAATACGAGAATGCGAAAGGGTATGCGACCATTGAAACGATGCCGCATGTTGATCAACACACCACTGATGGGATTGAAACCGTTACGCATTTCACGGTTTACATTACTCCATAG
- the LOC125212217 gene encoding riboflavin biosynthesis protein PYRR, chloroplastic produces the protein MKAGITRVVIGIRHPLQHLRGKAIRAFRSEGLLVDVLGEDLQCKAMEESLKSCLLVNAPLLYRAASQVPFSVLKYAMTLDGKIAASSGHASWISCKKSRARVFELRGRSDAVIVGGNTVRRDNPLLTARHGGGHLPQRIVMSKSLDLPEVANLWDVSEVSTMVMTQRGAKRSFQKFLASKGIEVVEFEILNPKVVMDYLYDRGCLSVLWECGGTLAASAISSGIIHKVHAFVAPKIIGGKNAPSPVGELGMVEMSQALELIDVNYEQVGPDMLVSGFLQPVPDLTPVIPSIDETYAIDPTVSPYESSIIFFYKTWDPYGAFSNFSMHPIRMPDETGEYYNWPSVEHYYQANKFVGLEDPVAKTCLEEIKTARSPEEAARIGRRTQRQRPDLVRADWESVKIDVMYKALKCKFTTYPYLRSMLLSSAGSVLVEASPHDLFWGGGRDGEGLNYLGRLLMQLRSELLAMNSADNKKEENQVQ, from the exons ATGAAGGCAGGGATTACTAGAGTTGTCATTGGAATCAGACATCCTCTGCAGCATCTTCGGGGCAAGGCTATTCGTGCTTTTCGAAGTGAAGGACTGCTGGTTGATGTTCTTGGCGAGGATCTCCAATGTAAAGCTATGGAG GAAAGTTTGAAGTCATGTCTTCTTGTCAATGCCCCTTTACTATATAGAGCTGCTAGTCAAGTTCCATTCTCTGTTCTCAAATACGCAATGACCCTCGATG GAAAAATTGCTGCAAGTAGTGGACATGCATCATGGATAAGCTGCAAAAAGTCAAGAGCCCGAGTTTTTGAACTACGGGGAAGGAGTGACGCTGTTATCGTAGGAGGAAACACTGTACGCCGAGATA ATCCTCTACTCACAGCACGACATGGAGGCGGGCATTTACCTCAACGGATTGTAATGTCGAAATCTCTTGATCTTCCCGAGGTGGCAAACTTGTGGGATGTTAGTGAGGTTTCCACCATGGTTATGACACAAAGAGGAGCAAAGAGAAGCTTCCAGAAATTCCTCGCGTCAAAAGGCATTGAAGTGGTGgagtttgaaattttgaacCCCAAAGTTGTTATGGATTACTTGTATGATCGTGGATGTCTTTCAGTTTTGTGGGAGTGTGGAGGTACATTAGCCGCATCTGCTATTTCTTCTGGTATCATACACAAG GTGCATGCATTTGTTGCCCCTAAAATTATTGGCGGGAAAAATGCGCCATCTCCTGTAGGGGAGCTTGGGATGGTGGAGATGTCTCAAGCTTTGGAATTAATTGATGTGAACTATGAGCAG GTTGGTCCTGATATGCTTGTGAGTGGATTTCTTCAGCCGGTTCCTGACTTGACACCAGTGATTCCATCAATTGACGAAACTTATGCAATTGATCCTACCGTCTCTCCATATGAGTCAagcatcattttcttttacaagACATGGGATCCTTATGGTGCATTTTCTAACTTCTCCATGCATCCAATTCGAATGCCTGACGAAACTGGGGAGTATTACAACTGGCCAAGTGTGGAGCACTATTACCAG GCTAATAAGTTTGTGGGTTTAGAAGACCCTGTTGCGAAAACGTGTTTGGAGGAGATAAAGACTGCAAGAAGTCCCGAGGAAGCAGCTCGTATAGGAAGGCGAACACAAAGGCAGCGCCCGGATTTG GTTAGGGCCGATTGGGAGAGTGTGAAGATTGATGTAATGTATAAAGCGTTGAAGTGTAAGTTCACGACATATCCTTACTTGAGGTCCATGCTGCTCTCAAGCGCTGGGTCTGTTCTCGTTGAAGCTTCACCGCACGATCTGTTCTGGGGGGGCGGACGGGACGGGGAAGGGCTGAACTATCTCGGGAGGCTGCTGATGCAGCTGAGATCCGAGCTGCTAGCTATGAATTCTGCAGACAAcaagaaagaggaaaatcaAGTTCAATGA
- the LOC125213985 gene encoding aspartic proteinase 36-like: MDSGKRCLLLFWALLILAEVITGNLVFQVHHKYGGRGEGTAALGALRAHDSRRHGRMLSAVDFQLGGDGSPTSAALYYTKITIGSPPVDYHVQVDTGSDILWVNCHNCDRCPTKSDLHIELKQYDLAASSSGKVVTCDQDFCDAAFSSPNANCQTGMNCEYSVTYGDGSRTEGYFVRDNFRFDQVTGNLQTSSMNGSIAFGCSAKQAGELGSSSEAVDGIVGFGQANTSILSQLASSKKVRKIFSHCLDGSKGGGIFAIGEVVQPNVSRTPLVPNEPHYNVNLKSVEVGGQFLNLPTDLFDTGSSRGTIIDSGTTLAYLPSEVYQQLLDRMMAQHPDLQIHIVEQQFKCFVFGGNVNDGFPVVNFHFENSLVLPVHPSNYLFKIGETEYCIGWQNSGMQTKDGREITLLGDIVLSDKLVLYDLENQTIGWTQYNCSSSIKVRDEATGNIYVVGAHDISSAYNVSKANFIAILLFLSVLCKLIE; encoded by the exons ATGGATTCCGGGAAAAGGTGCTTGCTTTTGTTCTGGGCTTTGCTGATTTTGGCAGAGGTGATTACCGGCAATCTGGTGTTTCAAGTTCACCACAAATACGGCGGCCGCGGCGAGGGGACGGCGGCGCTGGGGGCGCTCAGAGCCCACGACTCGCGGCGCCACGGCAGAATGCTTTCCGCCGTTGATTTTCAGCTCGGCGGCGATGGTTCGCCCACTAGCGCTGC GCTATATTACACCAAAATTACTATCGGGTCTCCTCCAGTTGACTATCATGTCCAAGTAGATACAGGAAGTGATATTTTATGGGTGAATTGTCACAATTGCGACAGGTGTCCCACTAAAAGTGATCTACAT ATAGAATTAAAGCAGTATGACTTGGCGGCTTCCTCCAGTGGAAAGGTGGTCACTTGTGATCAAGATTTCTGTGATGCTGCATTCAGTAGCCCAAATGCAAATTGCCAGACTGGTATGAACTGCGAATATTCTGTTACTTATGGAGATGGGAGCAGAACTGAGGGATACTTTGTCAGGGACAATTTTAGATTTGACCAAGTGACTGGAAATCTTCAAACCTCGTCAATGAATGGATCCATTGCATTTGG GTGCTCAGCCAAACAAGCTGGAGAATTAGGTTCATCTTCTGAGGCCGTTGATGGAATAGTTGGTTTTGGACAAGCAAATACATCCATTCTTTCACAACTTGCCTCATCCAAAAAGGTGAGGAAGATCTTTTCGCATTGCTTAGATGGTAGCAAGGGAGGTGGAATCTTTGCTATTGGAGAAGTAGTTCAACCCAATGTCAGCAGAACACCACTTGTTCCAAATGA GCCACATTACAATGTGAATCTGAAATCAGTCGAGGTAGGTGGTCAATTCTTGAACCTCCCGACAGACTTGTTTGATACGGGATCAAGTAGGGGGACTATAATTGACAGTGGTACAACATTGGCGTATCTTCCATCTGAGGTTTATCAGCAGCTTTTGGACCGG ATGATGGCGCAACATCCAGATCTGCAAATTCACATAGTTGAGCAACAGTTCAAATGTTTTGTCTTCGGTGGGAA TGTGAATGATGGATTTCCAGTTGTAAACTTCCATTTTGAGAACTCTCTTGTTTTGCCAGTGCATCCCAGCAATTATCTCTTCAAAATTGGT GAGACCGAATATTGTATAGGTTGGCAAAATAGCGGGATGCAGACAAAGGATGGAAGGGAAATAACTTTGTTGGGAG ATATAGTATTATCCGACAAGCTCGTTTTGTACGATCTTGAAAATCAGACCATTGGATGGACACAATATAACT GTTCGTCAAGCATCAAAGTAAGAGATGAGGCTACCGGGAATATTTATGTTGTTGGGGCACATGATATCTCTTCTGCTTACAATGTGTCGAAGGCGAATTTTATAGCAATCCTTTTGTTTCTATCTGTGCTGTGTAAACTGATAGAGTAA
- the LOC125213986 gene encoding uncharacterized protein LOC125213986 → MSTCVTTFPPNPASSSSSSSTISKHRLNKPQAASFRRLHHTDVSLRVANERTEASPDVRSEADKIVDGMDFGELCDEFECISSPLVESTARQLVRDILELREGNRALGSYAVSVKYKDPVRSFSGRDKYKRQIWATEALQNPTVSVQQMVMLSTSLLNIQWTLRGKPKSPIFAFGGDLILKVESKFTMNQISGQVIEHEETWDPSQSPPITQAYFWASRRLFATVEAGKDVSDSIKDVSKRFAKENKNIEMYPDPTGDPTKFFQRDDSFQRDVIQVALFLAVLYLVVQFLKTTL, encoded by the exons ATGAGTACTTGTGTCACGACCTTCCCTCCCAATCCCgcatcctcctcctcctcctcttccacCATCTCCAAGCATCGTCTGAACAAGCCTCAAGCTGCTTCATTTCGCCGTCTTCACCACACCGATGTATCCCTCCGAG TTGCAAATGAGAGGACAGAAGCATCTCCTGATGTTAGATCAGAGGCTGACAAGATTGTAGATGGCATGGACTTTGGTGAGCTCTGCGACGAGTTCGAGTGCATAAGCAGCCCTTTAGTCGAATCCACAGCCAGACAGCTCGTACGCGACATTCTTGAGCTTCGAGAAGGCAATCGCGCACTTGGAAGTTATGCCGTCTCTGTCAAGTACAAG GATCCAGTTAGGAGCTTCAGTGGCCGAGACAAGTACAAGAGACAAATATGGGCGACTGAAGCACTACAGAATCCCACTGTG AGTGTGCAGCAGATGGTGATGTTATCAACAAGTCTGCTGAACATCCAGTGGACTCTGAGAGGGAAGCCCAAGTCTCCGATTTTCGCCTTCGGAGGAGACTTGATCCTCAAAGTGGAGTCCAAGTTTACAATGAACCAGATCAGTGGGCAAGTAATAGAGCACGAAGAGACGTGGGACCCATCCCAGTCGCCCCCCATCACCCAGGCCTATTTCTGGGCCTCGCGGCGGCTCTTTGCCACAGTTGAAGCCGGAAAAGATGTTTCCGACTCCATTAAGGACGTGTCGAAACGATTTGCTAAGGAGAACAAGAACATCGAAATGTATCCAGACCCTACTGGAGATCCAACCAAG TTTTTCCAACGTGACGACAGCTTCCAGAGAGATGTAATCCAAGTTGCTCTGTTTCTGGCTGTTCTCTATTTAGTTGTACAGTTCTTAAAGACAACATTGTAA
- the LOC125215353 gene encoding eIF5-mimic protein 1-like yields the protein MSSKEKPTLGGTRIKTRKRNIAAPLDPAAFSDAVVQIYLDNAGDLELIAKCIESSDLNFSRYGDTFFEVVFRGTRTQPGTIKLDEGERHPYSIFDCESSREVILPSVIYIQKLLRRRPFLIKSLENVMQKFLQSLELFEQDERKKLAIFTALAFSQKLSGLPPETVFQPLLKDNLIEKGLVLSFITDFFKEYLVDNSLDDLIAILKRAKIEDSLMDFFPSAKRTPEALSEHFTKEGLLLLVEYNEKKLFEVKLKEMKTAITNQISEAADVAEVIETVKQHVKDAKFPDIEVVRILWDVLMDAVQWSGKNQQQNANSALRQVKTWAALLNAFCTTGKLELELVYKVQVQCYEDAKLMKLFPEIIRSLYDQDVLAEDTILHWFRKGTNPKGRQTFVKSLEPFVKWLEEAEEEE from the exons ATGAG CTCGAAGGAGAAACCCACTCTCGG TGGCACGCGGATTAAGACCCGCAAACGGAATATTGCTGCGCCACTGGACCCTGCAGCATTCTCGGATGCAGTGGTCCAGATTTATTTGGATAATGCTGGTGATCTG GAACTTATTGCAAAGTGCATTGAATCTTCAGACCTTAATTTCTCAAGATACGGCGACACCTTTTTTGAG GTTGTATTCAGGGGCACCCGTACACAACCTGGCACTATAAAGCTCGATGAGGGGGAGCGTCATCCATACTCTATATTTGACTGTGAATCTAGTCGTGAAGTGATTTTGCCATCAGTGatatatattcaaaagctTTTGAGGAGAAGGCCTTTCCTCATAAAGAGTCTTGAAAATGTCATGCAAAAGTTCTTGCAATCTCTGGAACTGTTCGAGCAGGATGAGAGGAAGAAGCTCGCTATTTTCACTGCACTTGCTTTTTCCCAGAAGTTATCTGGTCTCCCCCCTGAGACTGTCTTCCAGCCATTGCTCAAGGATAACCTCATTGAAAAAGGGCTAGTTCTCTCATTCATCACTGATTTCTTCAAGGAATATCTTGTTGACAATAGCCTTGATGACCTCATTGCAATTCTGAAGCGGGCTAAGATTGAGGACAGCCTTATGGACTTTTTCCCATCTGCAAAGCGGACACCTGAAGCTCTCTCTGAACATTTTAC CAAGGAAGGGCTTCTATTATTGGTAGAGTACAACGAGAAGAAACTTTTTGAGGTGAAGCTTAAGGAAATGAAAACTGCGATAACAAACCAGATAAGTGAAGCAGCTGATGTAGCTGAAGTCATAGAAACAGTTAAACAACATGTGAAAGATGCTAAATTTCCAGACATTGAGGTTGTGCGGATTCTCTGGGATGTCCTCATGGATGCAGTGCAATGGTCTGGGAAAAACCAGCAGCAAAATGCTAATTCTGCTCTACGTCAG GTGAAAACATGGGCTGCGCTGCTGAACGCCTTCTGTACCACGGGAAAGCTTGAGCTTGAACTTGTCTACAAAGTTCAGGTCCAGTGCTACGAAGATGCTAAACTGATGAAGCTGTTTCCTGAAATAATAAGATCGCTTTATGATCAGGATGTTCTTGCAGAAGATACCATTCTTCACTGGTTCCGCAAAGGAACCAACCCTAAGGGCAG GCAAACATTTGTGAAGTCGTTGGAGCCATTTGTGAAGTGGCTAGAGGAAGCTGAGGAAGAAGAGTAA